A window from Tenacibaculum singaporense encodes these proteins:
- a CDS encoding LOG family protein produces the protein MSPNDDRKIREKLQQKTWNEIKTNDSWAIFKIMSEFVEGYEKLSKIGPCVSIFGSARTKVDDPYYKLAEEVAYKLTQSGFGVITGGGPGIMEAGNKGAHRGKGTSVGLNIELPFEQHDNPWIDNDKNLNFDYFFVRKVMFVKYSQGFVVMPGGFGTMDELFEAITLIQTNKIGRFPIVLIGKKFWAGLLDWIKNTLIEEGNISEKDLNLFRVVDTADEAVEHFNKFYAKYQLKPNF, from the coding sequence ATGAGTCCGAATGATGACAGAAAAATTAGAGAAAAACTACAACAAAAAACCTGGAACGAAATAAAAACAAATGACTCTTGGGCTATTTTTAAAATTATGTCTGAGTTTGTTGAAGGCTACGAAAAACTAAGCAAAATTGGACCTTGTGTGTCTATTTTTGGGTCTGCACGAACAAAAGTTGATGATCCATATTATAAATTAGCTGAAGAAGTAGCTTATAAATTAACACAAAGTGGTTTTGGTGTTATTACTGGTGGTGGACCTGGTATTATGGAAGCAGGTAATAAAGGAGCTCATCGTGGTAAGGGAACTTCTGTTGGTTTGAATATCGAACTTCCTTTTGAACAACACGACAACCCATGGATTGACAATGACAAAAACTTAAATTTTGATTACTTCTTTGTTCGTAAGGTTATGTTTGTAAAATATTCTCAAGGATTTGTTGTTATGCCTGGTGGTTTTGGTACAATGGATGAACTTTTTGAGGCAATTACTTTAATTCAAACTAATAAAATTGGTCGCTTCCCTATTGTTCTAATTGGCAAAAAGTTCTGGGCTGGATTGTTAGACTGGATTAAAAATACTTTAATTGAAGAAGGTAACATTAGTGAGAAAGATTTAAATTTATTCAGAGTTGTTGATACTGCTGACGAAGCTGTTGAGCACTTTAATAAATTCTATGCTAAATATCAACTGAAACCAAACTTCTAA